One segment of Tenrec ecaudatus isolate mTenEca1 chromosome 1, mTenEca1.hap1, whole genome shotgun sequence DNA contains the following:
- the CD2 gene encoding T-cell surface antigen CD2, whose protein sequence is MLLPCNILASVLLLCNCAAKGAASETVKNILGILDRDVTLDIPGFKMDKSISDIRWYKGESKNRIAVLKDQKAFLEKEYELLQNGSLRIKNLTEDFNDIYKVEVYGTNGKNLMERKISLTVLEMVSMPEISWDCVNTSLTCKVMKGSELELQLLQNGIVVKKEVMQKVITFNWHRNQDMSFTCTATNQVSREDSVVNFSCTEKNLNLYIIFSIIGGGVLVFVLLAMLIFCINKKGKLCSWGAETSSVQRHSPRHDKAILALPRLNGQRDLAQVDKE, encoded by the exons ATGCTCCTGCCATGTAACATTTTAGCCAGCGTCCTGCTGCTTTGCAACTGTGCCGCCAAAG GTGCGGCCTCTGAGACGGTGAAGAACATCTTGGGTATCCTGGATCGTGATGTCACCCTAGACATTCCTGGTTTCAAGATGGACAAGTCGATAAGTGATATCCGATGGTACAAGGGAGAAAGCAAGAACAGGATTGCTGTCCTGAAAGACCAGAAAGCTTTCTTAGAAAAGGAGTACGAGCTTCTCCAAAATGGATCACTGAGAATCAAAAATCTGACGGAAGATTTTAATGATATCTACAAGGTAGAAGTATATGGCACGAACGGGAAAAACCTAATGGAGAGGAAAATTAGTTTGACAGTTCTGG AGATGGTCTCGATGCCAGAGATCTCTTGGGATTGTGTCAACACAAGTCTCACCTGTAAGGTAATGAAAGGAAGTGAACTTGAACTCCAACTGCTTCAAAATGGGATAGTTGTCAAAAAAGAAGTTATGCAGAAGGTCATCACTTTCAACTGGCACAGGAACCAGGACATGTCCTTCACCTGCACAGCAACCAACCAAGTCAGTCGTGAAGACAGTGTGGTCAACTTCAGCTGCACAG AGAAAAATCTAAATCTCTACATCATCTTCTCCATCATCGGAGGCGGTGTGCTCGTCTTCGTGCTGTTGGCCATGCTCATTTTCTGCATCAACAAGAAGGGAAAGCTGTGCAGCTGGGGCGCCG AGACCTCTTCTGTGCAGCGGCACAGTCCACGCCATGACAAGGCCATCCTTGCTCTCCCCAGGCTGAATGGACAGAGAGACCTGGCTCAAGTTGACAAAGAATAG